Part of the Salisaeta longa DSM 21114 genome is shown below.
CGATTGAGGACATCAATGTGGGTGGCTGCAACGATTACATGATCGCCGTATTGCTCACGTAGCTCAAGGAGAATATTGCGGAGCAAGGCTCTGTCCGGGCGCGTCATCGTGCGCGACGCATCAATCACGAATAAAACTGCATCCACAGGCGCCTCTTGTTCGATTTGATGAGGCGTGAGATGCCGTACGGCGGCCTCGGGTGAGCTCTGGAATGGCACAGATTCAACCGCATCCAAGTCTGGATCTTGAGGTATGCCCAAAAATTGCCGTGTGACGTTCTCATATTCCTCGTCACCTCCAACCCCCGGTGTATCATAAACTATCAACCCACTGCTGAAGGTGACGCGGAGAACGGCACTTGTGGTATCTGGCGTGCGCTTAGCAAGAGCAACTGGATCGCCAAACAGTGAATTAATAAGACTTGTCTTGCCGGCTGAGGTCATCCCGGCGAGAGCGACACGTGGAGGACGTCCCGACTGGATGCGATGCAGGGTCTTGGCGACAGTGTCTGAGTCATGTTCAACTTGCTCTGTATCCAGGCGCTCATTCAAATGTTCAAGGATAGCCTCTCCAAGCTCAAAAACATCTTTGACACTTGCGAGGTTGAAGAGATCTCCAATAACATCATTGATGCTTTTTCTCATGCGTCCATTCTGGGACCTACTATTGTTCATGTCTTTGCAACGTTTATTGAGAATAATTTATGTGGCGCATGCACCACATAACGGTTAAGTTCACCTGCGGAGATATAGCTTGGGCACTCTCCAGACAGACAAAGCGTTTTCGGGCAGCGCGAGCGAACTAAGTCGCCCGCATTCATTGTCAGGTGCAACACTGTATCATGAAGCTTCAGACGCCTTCCCATCGAACTTACGGTTTTTCTCTCTGTGGTACCACATCCAACTGCCAAACGCAATTCCGGAAACTGTCCAAACGACCAAGAAGATTGCACCTTCCACCAGCGAGTCAAATGTCGGAAGGTGTACACCAAGCGGAGATAGCTCTATTGATTTGGCAAACAGCCCCGAGGGATAACCCCAGAGGAGAACGCCATGATAAAGAACGAACTTCCATTTGCTTTCTTTTTCCATTTGCACTGATGCTCACTTTCTCAGTGGAAAGGATTCATAACCTATACTTACATCAACACACTTGACATAGCACGTATCCATAATTTCGCGCAAACGCCTGAAGGTCAATGCAACGGGTGTATCGGGCCCGCTGCTATATCAACAAAGTGGGCATAGCACATTATGAGCGACACGGCGACGGTGTCTATGCCCGTGTGTCGCCCGGTATTGGATTACAACGTAGCACGGCACTGCATAAGTCGCAAGTTTCTGACTGGGTTGCCTCTCCTCGCATGCCGCCCCGTATGTACAAGGATTAGCTCTTCTCGTGTTGGCTTGCTGCGATCTGCTTAAGCCTGCGCCCTTCCGTCATTCGGAAGGAAAAGTCGTTTTAGCCGTGGTGGATTAGCCGTGGCGGATCGAAGACAAACATGCGCGGCTTTTCAATAATGCTGAAAATGAAGGCAGAACACCTTGATAATGGGTGCCATTGTCTCCATATTGAGTTTATGCGGTTCAGTAAATATGCAATGCAGCATCGCCTCGATGGCCACCGGGGCGCTTTGACATAAAAAACCCGTCCCGGCACGTGGCCAGGACGGGCAAAATCCCAAATTGCAATCGGCTGCTTTTGACAGGGCACCGCCGATGCAGAGGAAAAACCACATGCGCAACGCACATGCGTCAAACAGCGGTACGGAAGACCGCCATTCAATATCTACATACGGCACTGGAGTGGAAAAGATCAAATCTTTTTCGGATATCCCGTCAAAAAGGGGGCAGGGAACGCTTCCTTTTCCGGATTTTTCCAGAACAGCACCTGATCGAAGCCCAGATCGTGCCTACCGAAGTGCCTTCACGCGGTCCGTTCCGCTGCGCGCAGGCTACGTGGAACGTCGCAGCGGCATTCTCACTCGCCAAAGCACCCCGCGGTTAGACCTTCTCTTCGACAGTCGGGCCGTCCATCTGACACGAAAGTCCGACAACGCCTCCTGCCGGGTCTTTGAGATGCATAGCGGCGAGCGTGTCAACCGAAGACGCGGGGAATTCTTCAAGTCGATTCAGTCGTTTACCGAAGACATCTGGACGCGGATCTACAGACGGGCAGTGCCGCAAGGCAACCCATTAGCGCACGAGGACTTTCACCGTCTGTACCGTAGGCTTCAAAAAGCAGTGCAGCGCGGGAGCGAGACGTTCAACATTGGGCCTACCGTTCCGAATGTTCGGAAAAGAGACGCCGACCGCTTTGGCCGTCGCTGGCGGCCGTCGGAGAACCTCAAACGAGCTGGTGCTAATTGCTATGCCGAGCCGCGACCGTTCGTTCTCTGTACGCCTCCGGCAGAAAACGACGCTGATAGCCTTAGCCTTGCGCCAAGTGGCAGTAGCGAGTATATCGACGTGTGGCAACAGGCAGCACAGCACGTTGCGCGCTCACAGAAGCTCCACAGGCGCTTTACCCATGCGGTGACGTGCTCTTCCCTTTACGGAAACCGCTACACCGCTCACGGCCGGCGCTACGAACGCAAACATGCTAGGGTCGGAGACCGCGAAGCGGCGTCACCTCGGTACTTAACGATTGGTCGCTGGCGGAAAGATGAGGTACAACGCCACGATCGTTCAAAATGCGCGGTTACAGTACCGTGGGTCATTGCCGAAATTGATGGCCGAAACGACGGAGGAGAGAAGTGCAAACGCGTTTCGGATCGCCTCGCGCGTCGCCTCCTACATTTGCTGAAAGACACCGGCGTTGATCTGGAAGACGTAGTCGTATCGTATTCAGGGAATGCCTCAGTTCACGTTCGCATCCCTCACAGTCTCTTGGGGTGCCCGATCTATCGGTCATCCCGTGCTGCAATAAATGCCCTTTCGGCTCTTTTCGATCGTCTCTGCGGCGATGACTTAGAACTTCGGCGAGCCATTGATGACGCGTGCTTTCGCCCAGGCCAGCTAATTCGCGCGATAGGCGGGATTCACGAAGACACTGGCCGTCGCACCGTCGGCGCTACGGGAGATGAGTTCTTAGACAAGCCCTGTTACTACCTATGGTACCTCTCAGAACCGCAGTTTCAGTACGCTCCCCTCGACATGCCACACCCCCGGGGGACCGATGCTTCAACCGACCTCATCAAACACCTGACCCTTACACCCAGCTATGACACGCAGCATACACCCGATCACGACTGTGAGACATTGGCTTCAGATCGTGCGCCAGCGGAAGGAGCCAGGCGACGCCCCAAAGGGGTCTTGCGGCGCATTGCAGAGGGCGTAGCAGAGGGCGAACCGTGGGGAAGCGACATTGAGCGCCCCGAGTGCGTTGGGCGACACTGGGCTGCGGTGTTTTGGTCGCATAAGATGCTCGATGAAGCCCCCTCCACGATGCGTGCCCGAACGCGCCTGTGGAGCTGGAACAAGCAGAACAGCCCGCGACTTCCGCTGCAAGAACTCAATAAAGTGTTTACAAGCGTCTACAAGTGGCGCAAACAGCGATTTGACGAGCGGCGGCCGGCACTTCGGGCCGTGTAACAGTTCAAGTCTGAGATGATTGATGGGCAGAGGCTAAAAAGCGGCAACAAAGGCGGCTGGTGAAGCAAATTCCTCGCGTGTCTCGCACGAGACATGCCTCATCCTGGGCGACCTAAACGGAGAAGCGGGCGTCTTCGCCTTTTACCCAGGTGCTACTGACTAGCATTCTGTATTTTTACAAGGGCCAAAGCTACACTGAGATGCACACTCTGTCTAGTGGAACGCTCACCTCAGTCAGGGTGCGGCGCGTCGTCTGCAAAGCCTCTAAAAAGCCGCTCCAGGTTACTTCGCGTGATTAATCCGTCTCTTAGCTCCTGTGCTAAATCCGCTGTTACGTACTGCCACATCTCGGTTGGCGTGTTTGTCTCCTGCATGTCGATGTAGCCATGCTCATAGCAATAGTCTTCGAACTCGTCAGCCTTAGTGCTATGAAATCCTTTCGTGCGTTCGTCATTGCGCTCCCTAAGCTCACGTAGAAGTTTTTCAGCATCGCCCTTCAACGCTTTGGCGAGCTCGACGAGGTCTTCAAGGTAGTTACTCGATACCGCTCCACAATCCTTTAGGGCTTCCGGCCCAATCGCCTTGCCTCGGCCGACCCGCCAAGCGTCTTGCCAGCTTTCAACAGCTTTCGCGCGAGCCCGGATGCAGTCATCTTTGTCAGATGAAAGCCCCGTAGCAGCATTGCCCGTACGTTCATACTGGAATGCAAGCTGCCCCCAGGTTTCTGTCCCGCGACGTACGAGGTCGGCAAGGCCCTTTGGATCTTCTATTAGATACCAGAGGTGAAGCTTCGATACCGGCTGACGTGGCGTCCACGCGGGAACTTTTAGTATGTCGCGGAGCGCTGTATGGCTCTTACCTTTCAGCTCAATAGGGGCAGTGCGAAGTGGCGGTACAGGAATTACTACATCATTCTCTCGCGAGTCCTCCGCAATGGGAGCGATGTCTCCAAGCGTCACAACTTTACAGGGCACGTTGGTCGTGCTGATATGCTCACGCCATTTCATTACTTCATCCTTCTGCGCCGTGAGGTAGAACACTTGACGACCCGACGCACACACAGCCTGTATGGCATCGATGATCGCAGTAGCTTTCTCCTCGTCGCTGTTCGCGAGCGTTTCATCTAGCACGAGCGGGAGCCTACACGTCTCTTCTTGCGATTCGACAAATGCCACCCGCACAGCTAAAAGAAGTTGGACTTTTGTGCCACTCGATAGCTTATCGAGATCGAATCCTCGGCTTTCGATTCGGTCACGTGCCCTAAACACGCCTGCGTCGCGGTCAAGGATGAGCTCGTAGCGGTGATTCGTAATCGCAGCGAACAGCTCGCGCGCTCGGTCGAAAACCGGCGGCAATCCCTGGTCTCGTGTCTTCGCTTGTACGCACTTTAATAGGGCAGCACCGACGGCACGGTTATAGTCTTCATGCCTCTCGCGAGCTAGCGCGTCGACCGTTTCCCGGTACGCCGCCCGCGCTTCTTCCAGCGTCCCTTCTTCTTTCGCTTCTTCGATACCACGTTCAATCGTACCAATTTTTTCTCGCAGCTCTTCCTCACGACGTGCACAGGTGCGGGCGCTTTCAAGACGTTTCGCTAACTCAGACCGAACGTCCTCATCCATCCAAGCTTCGTGACCATCCAAGCGATGAAGCTGCCGGCGTTCGGTTTCCAGCTCCATTTGTGCTCTCGATTCGGCTTGTTGTGTCTCCTTGTAGTCCTCATGCCGATCGCACAGGTCACGCAGCGTACTCTCGTTGCCCACTTCCACGCCGGTGGACGCATAGATCTCGTTGATCGCGTCCTGCGCTTCTTTGATATCTTTCTCGGCACGCGTTTTCTCAGCCTCCGCACCATCGAGGTCTTGCTTGGCTTGCCGAAACACCTCGCGCTCCTGCTCCAGCGTTTTCAGCGCACCCGCCGCTTCTGCGGCCGAAGCCGCGTCTCCCAGCTTAAGCGCGTCAAGCGTCTCGTTTAGGTTGTTCAGTGCGTTTTGGGCAAGGCGACGGGCTTCATCACGCGCTGCCTCGGCGGCTTCCGCCTCTTCGCGCGCCGTCTGCCACTCCGATAGGCGTTCAACGAGCCAGGCCAGCGAACGCATACCGACGTTGAATCCCAGCCGTTCAGAAAGCCGTTCGCGTTCCCTTTTGAGCTTCTCTTCACGGTTAGCTAGCTTCTTATATTCGGGCGCTAACCGCTCCCATTCTTCGATTTTTGCTGTTTCTACGGCTGCCCCGCGCAATGCGTCGAGCAGACGGTCGGCCGCTTTCTCGACCGCCGCGCGCGTCCACTGCGGCGTTGCCAACCCGGTCCGCTCAAAGTTGCGCTCGTAGGCAGATCGGTCGTCGCGCGCTGCTGCTTCTGCGTTCGATACGCGAGCGCGCAGCACGTCTGCCCCGATGATGAGGAGGCCAAGCACGACGGCAATTGTGGCGATCCAGAGCGAGACTCCGTGAGCGATATAGGCGAAACTTCCCAGCAACACCACTCCTGCCGCACTCCCAATGACGACCCAGCGTACACCTCGGTTATCTTCCGCGGGGTTCGGCTGCTGCAACCACCGATGCAGCGCCCGGACTCCGTCCTGCAGCGTTTCTGCGGAGGGGGTTGGCGCGTCTGCCTCTAGCAGACGCTGAACTACCTTCAGTGCCTCCTGCGAGCCACGTAGGTCCTCCGCCTTCTCAACGTGCGTTTCAACCGTCTGGATCTGAGGCAGGCCTACAGCTGCGGCTTTCTCGCGATCCATGCCGGCATCGAGCCGATTCCAGGTTTCTTGCTCCCTCTTTTTCGCTTTGGCAACCTGCGTCTTGGCATCTTCAACACGTTTCTCAGCCTCTTTGAGCGCATCTTTCAACGCCCGGAGCGCTTCAACCTCGCTGGCCGACAGTCCTCCATCAGGCAGTATGCTTTCGCCGAGCGTCTTTTGTGCCTTATCGATGATGCGCTCGTGCTGCTCAACGACGTCCCTGGCTTTTTCGATGGTCGCCAGATGCGCATCAAGCTGCTCATCCTCATCACCGCGCAGATGCTCGTGGGCCTCCGAGAACGTTTCGAGGCGATCGACAGCTTCACGATGCTTTTTCCGGGCGTCAGCAACGGTCATCGCCTGTTCGAGCGCACGGACCTGCAAGCCAGCCTCCTGCGCTTTTTTGTGCTGCCGACGCAGGTCGTTGAGCGAACGCTCCTTTTCACGCAGCTTTTCCTGCTTTGCTTTCGTTTTCCTAACTTGGCTGCGCGCGTCCTCAACCGCACGAGCGGTCTTGTTCTTATTTCGCGTCGGAACACCAAAGCCCAGGTTGCGCCCCGCCCCTTCGAGGTCGATGCCGCCTTGCGCTTCTTCTAAGATATGCTTGGCAAAGGCGTCGGCTCCGTCGGTGGCTGCAAGGAGATCTGGGAGGTACAGGTGGTACCGCGCGTGGTAGGAGGCTGGGGGGACGGAAGGAGGAGGCGCTGCCTGGGCGTCTTTCTGATACTTAACTCGGTTGCCATCACGCTCAACGTGCCATGCTGAAGCCCCCATGCGGAACGTGCCAGAAAGAACGGGCCTATCGTCGCTTCCACGCTTCGCCCAGATCATCATCTGGATCGCCCGAGCCAACGTTGTTTTTCCCGAAGCATTCGAGCCATAGATGATGTTTACGCCGTCTGTCAGATCCTCGACCTTTAGGTTGTGATTGAGCCCGTAGAGGCGGTGCACCTGAATATGAGAAAAAGCCAACACCGGCGTTGAATCGTCGGTTGAAAACGGTGCAGCGTTAAGCCGTTCAGGGTGGGTAGACATGAGAAGCAGACAGTCTGTGCAAACGAAAGTAAGCGGGAGGTGCGAAGACGGGCTCTTTGCTACCGATCTGCCGGCGTGTGTATGGCATCAAGGAGCCGGTACCCCTGACGGATAGCCCATTGGCGTATCTCACCTGACGACGGGGCGTTTCCTCGCTCAGGGTCGCGCTGAAGCGGGTCATAGCGTGTTGACCGATAGAGCGGCTGGACGTTTTTCTTTGCTTGCTGCATCACGTTTCGAACAGCATCGGTGTCGCGCCCTGCTTCAAGATCGAGGAGCAGTTCCGCTAGCACACCTACCGGATCGTTGCCACGGGCAAGTTCACCGAGGTCGTAGTCGGGGCGCGTTTGAATCTCGTAGTCGTAAATCGATCCGTGGACCTCGCCCGCTGACGGTGCAAGATCAGCAACGACGTCTTTCGCCTGTCGCTCAATTTCCGTATGGAGCGCCGTGCGGCCATCGTACACGAGCCGATAGACAACATGCCGTACGTTGGGCCATGTACGGGCAGCATGCGCCATGCCGTCCTGGATCGTTTCAATAACGGCGTGCTCGACGTCGTCTGCGGTATCGAATCCCGACACGTCAACCGAGGCCCTGTCGTAGCGAAGCGTTGCAAGCGGAATGCGTTCTTCATTTACATCCGATGGCCCGACGTTCACCAGCCACGCCCCATGCGTACCGGTTTCACCGGGATCGAGGGGTTGTAGCGATCCGGTGTAGAGCTGAAGCTGCCCACCTTGGCGATGCTCATTAGGGGCATGAATATGGCCAAGCAACCACGCATCGACAGGAGCACGGGCCAGTGCCTCACGACGTACGGGGGCGTACCGCCCTTCCGCTTGTCCCGCGTCACAGTGCAACACGCCAACGGTTGGCATTGACGTGGCCTCCAAATGGCCGTCTTCGAGAGGCGACCGCGGCACATACCGGCTTGGGAACGACCATCCGATGAAGCGAACGCGGGCACCGTCGCTGTTTTCGAGGATCACGGCCTCCCAATTTCCGCCCTGCCCCAGCAGATGAAAGCGATCGTCGTTGATGCTGCGCACCAAGCGGGGAAAAGTATCGTAGTCGTGGTTGCCGGCGACAGCTACCACGTTGATGCCTGCCTCAAGGAGGCGACGGATACCACGCTCTAGAGGCCCAAACGCCTCGTACATTTTGTTTTCGTTGTCGACGATGTCACCCGTCAACACAAAGGCATCAACGCTCCGGTTGAGCGCCTCTTCGATGCATTGTGCCCATACGTGCTGCACCGACAGCTCGTTGGGGCGGCGCGGCGCACGGGCCGGGCGACGCCCAAGATGAACATCACCGGTGCAGATGATCCGAAAGCGAGACGGCATAGAGAACGGTTGTTGGCATTGAGGACGTTAAGCAGGCAGCGCGTAACACAGATTCACGAGGTCTGGAGCCAGAGAAACCACGCGCGATTTTGCGCGCACGTTTTCTTTTCGCTTTTCGATCCGTGCCTTTAGGTTTTCCAGCCGCTTCTCTTGTCCACGAATGGCAATCTCCATATCTTTGCCCGTTTCTTGTTCGCGGCGGTAGCGCTTAATAAATGCTTGAAGCCGCTTTCGCTCCGACGCTGCGTAGTCGTCGAGCCGCTGCAGCTCTTGTTCTGTCTTCACCTCACGCTCTTCGGCCAGTTCTTTTCGGATGCGCCGAACCGTGCGACTCAGATACGCCTCGGCTGCATCTTTGAGCGCCTCGCTACGCGCCTGTAGCGTCTTCAGCAGCGACGCATCGGGCGAAACGGAGAGCGACTCACCATCGATAATACGCTCGCCCATGTTGTGCTGTGCCTGGCCATTCAATTCGTCCACAAAGACGGGGAAAAGCTCCTCACGGAGAACTTCTCCTGTGCCATCCTCGAATGCAATCCGATAATTGAAGACGATCCCCGGATCCTGAACAAAGGGCAAAACCTTGGCTCCATTTCTTCCGCCAAAGACATCCTCGTCATCAAACACATGATCGACGAGCGCGCCTACAAGCGGATGATCGGGCGATAGGTACGTTACCTTGCCCTCGAACCGCATGGCTAGATCGCGATCGAACGTGATCATCTGTTCTTCGAAGGTCTCGTCGACCGAAGCGGCCAAAACATCCGGCACGGTTACACGGAACTGACGGGTGGAGACCTGCTCAACCGTTCCTCCCAATGCTCGAAGACCTGCAATCACAAAGCCTTGGACATCCTGCGATGAGCCGAATACGTCTTCAGAATCGTCCACGACCTGCTGGATCCGGCGCCGACTCTCGGCATCGAATGTCGAGCAATCAATCAGGCTTCGCTCGTACCAGTCCATCAGGGTCTGCTGTCGCTTCTCGATTTCGCGCTCCAGCTCCTCCTGGGTGACGGATGGAGGCTCATTGTCACGAATGGAGCGCATGATCAATTTCTCGATGTTGAGATCCTCGATCATTCCCAAGACATCCGCTGTTGCCCCTACGCGCGCCCGAATGGCCTCCACTTTCTCCTGCAGGAGCTCAAAGATTTCGGCTTCACGGGTGCCATCAAACTGGAAGTTCCATACCTTTACCTCACGCTCCTGCCCGTACCGATGGATGCGCCCAATGCGCTGCTCAAGACGGTTGGGGTTCCAGGGCAGCTCATAGTTGATCATGATATGGCAGCTCTTTTGAAGGTCGATCCCTTCACTAGCTGCGTCGGTGGCAAAGAGCAGTCGGCTCTTGCCATAGTTGAATTCGTCTTCGATGCTTGCCCGCTCGTCTTTCCCCACATCGCCGTGAATCAGCAAGATCTCGTCGAACCACGGCTCATCCTCAAAAAGCGTGAGCAAGTATTCCAACGTATCTCGGTACTCGGTAAAGAGGAGAACCTTTTCGTTGGGTTCTCTCTCAAGAAGGGTTTGGATGTACTGCTGAACCTTTCGGGCTTTGCTGTCGACTGCAATTTCGTTGGCTCGTTCGAGAAGCGACCGAAGCGCTTCAAGTTCGTCTCGCAGCTCTTCATCGGCCGTTACCGTCACGCGCTCCAGCTCTTTCTCGGCCTCAATTTGCTCATCTTCCTCCAGGTCCTCTCCTTCGAGATAGCTTCGTGCATCGCGCGATAGATCGAGATCATCGTGCGCAAGCAATCCCTGTAGCCGACGCTCAAGGGTCGAACGGATGGCCCCGATGCTACTTACGAGCCGCTTCTGCATCAGCGCCATGGCAAAGCCAACCACCGGGGCATTAAGCACCTCCGACCGGTTGTAAACGGTGCGTACGTACTCGGTAACCGCTTCGTAGAAGTTTTTCTCTGCAGTGGTCATGGAAACGCCGACCGTCTGCACATCGCGGTTCGGAAAAATCCGCTCGCCATCGTCATCGAAAATCGTTTCCTTTCCGCGGCGAATCATCACCTCGTCGACGATTTCACGGGTGAGCTCTTGATCTTGTGCAACCTTGAGCGGGTCGACATACGAGATAAGCGATCGGAAGCTTTGCTCCTTGCCCGTATGTGGCGTTGCACTGAGCAATAGCAGGGCGTCGGACTGGCTGGTGATCTGCTCTACGCGCCGCGCTGTTTTGCTCGGCGTTTTTCCTTTCCGACTGGCTTTGTGGGCCTCGTCGACGATAACAACATCCCAAAAAGCTTCCTGCAGCGGTGCCTCAAATCGTCCTTGCCTAATGAAGGCCTGGCTCGTAATGAGTCGTTGCTGGTCCTGATTCCAAACGTTGGCTTCTTCCCCAAGACGACGCTGCTCCCCTTCTACCCAGTACCGGTCTGCGACGCTGAGCTGAATGTCAAAGAAGCGCTTCATCTCGCGCACCCACTTTTTCTGCAGGTGGGCCGGTACTACAAACAAGACGCGATCTGCACGGCGCCGGGCATCGAGCTCTTTTAGGATGAGCCCAGCCTCAATCGTCTTTCCCAACCCCACATCGTCGGCGATGAGCGCGCGCTGCCGTAGTCGCTGCATGACTTGGTTCACGCAGGCAAGCTGGTACGGCTCTAAGCGTACCAGCGAATTTGAAATGCTTAAAAGCTGGCCGCGCTGATGCGCCAGGCGAAAGCGCATTGCCTGGGTTCGAAGGTCAAACCGATCAGCCGATAGGTCGTCCAGATCGTCCGTGTCGGCCGCCGATCCGTCGCTCCCCCGGTGATCAATGTTCACATCCTCAACGCAAACGGACTTGACGCCTTCCCCTTCTACGTACACACGTAGATAGGGCAGCTCTCCCATTTGGGTGATTGTGATCACCTCGGCTGGCTGGCCATCGAGAAGAATTTTGTCGCCTGGATTTAGCGTATCAATCATTTGAGACAGTGTGTGATGAAAGGATACAGGATGTTGCAGATTAGCCTACACGTTCGGTACTACTCGGCCTCGATGGTCAAAAAGCTCAAGATGCACTCTTGCGGAAGGGCGCCGCCGTGGTAAAAACGCGTGTCGGCGAGCCCCTGCTTTTTGAATCGTTGCAAAGGATCTACGAGGATGCGGACCGGCGAGGCCAGGTACGACAGATCGGGGATGCGTTCGCGCGTTAAGCGTACTCCTGGCCCCTTGTCGGGTGCGTCGGCGGCAGCGACGCGGCGGCGCTTGATGTCACCCTCCGGCGGCGCGAGCGCTTCGAAGGTGGTTCGTTCAGGAAGGAGCACAAAGCCGTGATCGGTGACGACGTAGGCACGGCTCCAGTTGCCACTGCGCATCTTTTGAAAGATCAGACGGACGAGTTCGTCAATGCGCGCGGCCAGTTTCTTTTCGATTTGGTCCAGGTCGTTTTCTCCAATGTCGTCCAGCTCCGTGTCCATGTACGCCACACGCGTGCCGGACCATGCCGACGCGTCGTGCGGAGCCACGGTCCATCCTTCGTTCCTGAGCAGCTCGTGACGGCGCGTGGTATTGAGGGCGCGCCCGCTTCGATGCGCGCGCAGCTTTCCACCGTTCATCTTTACCTCGTAGGCGCGAACGCGCCCGGGCAGTACGGCCGCCATGCCAAACGCCGTCTCCGACGGCAGCACCCCGAGGCGCGTCGACTCGCGAACCGTGAGGTGTACGCCTGCAGCATCGTCGGAGCGTTCCTGCAAGCGGTCGGCCAGGGCACGGGCCAAATCGAGGCGAAGGGCGTCGATATAAAACAAGACCGCTTCCTTGCCCGCGCTGAGCGCCTCGCTGTGATCGGACCAGAACGTGACGCTGGGGCGCAAGGTGTCGTCGAGGAGCGTGCCGCGTTGAAGGGCGGCCTCCATTTTACCGGCCAGCGTTTGCAGGTATTCGAGATACCGATCGCCCACCAGGGCGTCGCGGCAGGTGGCCAGTGCCTCGCGGGCTGGATGGTCGGTGGACAAGTCCTCTTCGGGCGTGCCGGAGACGATGATGCGACGAACGGCTGCATCGATGTGCCAGCTTCCTTCTTCCCGATCGGCGTACAAGGCGTGAACCGGCGCATCGCGGTCGGCCCACGTGTCGTAGCGGTGCGCAAGCTCGGCGAGTGAAGCGGCCTGGCGCCACGCGCGAATCCAGGGCGGGCGCGCTTTGCCCACGTCTTCGCCGTCTCGCTTGGTGGCGGCACGGAGCGCTTCGGTGCGTTCGCGGGCTCGCTCCTGACACTGTGCAAATGCTCCTGCATCGAAATCCTGAAGCCACACCTTCCACAGATA
Proteins encoded:
- the pglZ gene encoding BREX-5 system phosphatase PglZ, which encodes MPAPKHAQQSLQEEAEALLQAAFNDAPGPRRRVLWWDAGGYLRSVVERACEALGVPFIPREHPLAFRAWVAEQGATPEDEPERVVWYVPEAQNGRDWFRDVAHMGKVIKKGIEDLAADLYGIYPWQLRSWEGEGAVSQSIANILKDQLSRRDRPTLQRLQASLLTGDDSLPVEYILRDGWGRLPDDPDVVEKVRALLNDEHVPNLRPSSQPAAIVKAVRRWAVAGWLHHEGVPRDAFPRFIATSDLGYAHRRLKSVLETDQQTEVLSTYQKAYWPDAIKQLDDPWVASACPVDGALEAYLWKVWLQDFDAGAFAQCQERARERTEALRAATKRDGEDVGKARPPWIRAWRQAASLAELAHRYDTWADRDAPVHALYADREEGSWHIDAAVRRIIVSGTPEEDLSTDHPAREALATCRDALVGDRYLEYLQTLAGKMEAALQRGTLLDDTLRPSVTFWSDHSEALSAGKEAVLFYIDALRLDLARALADRLQERSDDAAGVHLTVRESTRLGVLPSETAFGMAAVLPGRVRAYEVKMNGGKLRAHRSGRALNTTRRHELLRNEGWTVAPHDASAWSGTRVAYMDTELDDIGENDLDQIEKKLAARIDELVRLIFQKMRSGNWSRAYVVTDHGFVLLPERTTFEALAPPEGDIKRRRVAAADAPDKGPGVRLTRERIPDLSYLASPVRILVDPLQRFKKQGLADTRFYHGGALPQECILSFLTIEAE